GCTAACCATATAACCACAATGTTCCTGGTGTGATTCCAGCTGGGGACCTCTATCTCAACCTCTTTCCTCTCTATTCACTGTCAAACTGTcaataaagacaaaaataacaaaagaaaattaaaaattgAAGCAGCACAGAATATTCTGACTTTGATTCCCCAATATGGgtcaagctaaaaaaaaaaacagcatcctAGATTTACCTCAGTGCAACTCAatagtgttttttatttgaCCCTCCCAGGTTCCATGATGGCACCACATTTTTTCCAATGAAAGTTGTCCATTGGGCGCATACACTGAAAAAGCATTCAGATGCAAAGTTGGTTGACTTCCTGGTGGCTGTTGCTCTTTTTCTAGTGATTGTGAATGGAGAAAACGTATTTTTGAGCATGTGTGCATCATGTGATACTGCAATACCGAGCGTGGCCACTATGTCAAAATCGCCCCACAGCCCAGCGCTGCACCTGGGGGCCTGTCCTACCTTATTAAATGTCCCTGCCTTTCCTAGCTACACGCCCCCAGTTTCTGTTAAACATGTATAACCTCCCAGCCCAAGCCAAGATAACCCTGACGACATCCTCAGGGGTTATTTTTCAGTGATGCAATATTCTCTGTGTCAACGAAGATGTTACAAACCCCTCTGTTTATGCTGCCTTCCTAGAATCCTCACCACTGAAGTACATGACAGAGCTATCTGGATTAGTCTATGATGAAATATCACCTTAATCTCTGTATTTGCAGGGGGATTTGGATTTCAGCGTTCTAATCTCAGTCAGGAAATTATTATTGTGAAGAGTTGAGATTAGACAGGTAAGCTAATTTTGTAAATGGGACCATGAGGTGAAAGTAATGTGTAAAGTCGTGGACACCAAACCTCATAGGTCTGAATTTTCCCTACAGTAAGTCAGTCTTCTCCCACTCCCACAGCTTACCACTGACATTACATTGAACACACTATATGTTTTTGATTTAGGCATTGACTCTGTTTTGTCGTTAGTTTTATGTTACCAAAGCTTACTGCAACTTtgatctgcatgtgtgtgcacaagAGTGTCTGCTAATGGGTATCTATCATCTCAGAGTTCTAACCATCTGTGCCCACAGGACAGCTGGGAAATAGTGGAGGGTCTGCGTGGAGGCTTCAGCAATGTCCTGGAGCCCCAGAAACAGGAGGGCTACATGTTAAAGAGGAGGAAGTGGCCCATGAAGGGCTGGCATAAGGTATAATCAACCACCTCTGAGGTCCTTAAATGACCCACATTACCTCGCACTTATCATCTCTTAGAGTGACATATTTACatgtagagatggtccgataccattttttgcttcccgataccgattccgatacctaaAATTGCGTATCGGCTGATACCGAGTaccaatccgataccagtgtgtcatatattttattatgttttaacaactgtatactactatccctgtatgggtGTGATAtaatttctatctttgttgtcggtctggctcaggttaaactctttgtgaaacatgaacaaacacaaacaatgaatgccacagaactttcttttactatccagtttgacagtcagttataacggaaaaagatcataaataaactacattaccgtagattttctttagggctttattacgtggtatcggatcggtacataaactccagtacttcccgataccgataccagcgttttaggcagtatatATAACATCTCTATTTACATGTACTTGACAACTGAATGTCATTTCCATTTCCCAGTTTTACCCAGGATCCTTTTCCAAAAAATCTGCTGAGATGACTCATTTGTGTTTTAAACTAATTGATTTCTCCCTCAGAGGAGTCACATGTGACCTGGGTCAGTGACTGTTTACGCTCTGTCTAAAAGCTTTCACTGGGATGATACTACCTAGCTGCATTAGCTGATGGCATGTAGGTTAATAGAGCTGTATACATTTAGTATTGACTTACAGTCAGAGCATTTAAGGTCTTTGTGCTTTCAACAGAGCACCAAGAGTCACATTAAAAAGAGAGTGGAGGAGAAAGATGGCAAAATGAGGGAAAGAGTAAAGGCAGACAAGATGCAAGGCAAGAGCCTGGGATGACAAACATTTCACTGCAGAGACATTAACAACATTCATTAACAAAAGGCAGACTCTGTCATCATCATAGAGTCATGACAGTGATTTCAGACTTGCTGTCAGGGATATTTCATATCATCCTGGCTGCATCTCATTCGCTCATTGTCCTCCCTTCTCCCTACAGAGATATTTCTTCCTGGACAAGGGCATCCTGAAGTATGGCAAGTGCAGTGCAGATGTGAGTACAAAAGCCTGCTGGCTGCATACTATGTGGTTGCAGAAGATGACAAAGGACACTTTGTGTCTTGTTGTACTGCTGGCTGTCTTTCCCAGAATATCTATATGTGCCTGTAGACACAAAAGGCCCTCATTCCCTCAAAATGTCATTGTCATCGATAGGAATCACACCGTGCACTTTACCTGCCAATCTCACATAATTATGTATCAGCCATGCAGAGGCTCTGCTTGGCCAGGGCGGCCAGAGCCAATAAAAGAATATAAGGATAATAGTGACTTTAAAACTGAAAAGCATCCAGTTGCATTTGTATTAAGTCAAGTCCAAAATATTCATAACACTGTGTGTTGACTTTGCCTTGCAGATTGAGAAAGGGAAACTGCATGGCTGCATTGATGTGGGTCTCTCAGTCATGGCCATTAAGAAGAAAGCCAAGTGCATCGATCTTGATGCTGAGGAAAACATCTATCACCTGAAGGTAAACCACAAGGCTAATGAATGTAAAGTATTCCCTACAGATTTATAGAAAGTGATGTAAAACATGGATTATTCAGATTATTCCCCTTTGATTCCTGGAACAGATGCTAACATTAAAAATACTTTAGAATGACAGAACATGTGTTGTATGTGGGTGAGGGAGAATTAcagtacctgtgtgtgttttctcaccTTCACGCCTTTGTCACCTTACTTGTCCTTGAGTTGATTTCTGATATCTGCTCTGCAGATTAAGTCACAGGAGCTGTTTGATGAATGGGTTTCCAAGCTGCGTCACCATCGGCTCTATCGGCAAAATGAGATTGCCATGTACCCTACTGAGAAGTCCTTCTACTATCCCCACTACCCCTCCCCCAACTCTCCGAGCATGGCGGAGACTGCCTCTATCAGAAAGGTATACCGGTGCACACTGTTACTGGAAACGTTGTGGTCTATTTAAGATAGTAATTCACTAAATGCTTTCAGCTCTGCTTCTATGCAAATTGTTATTGGACTGACCTTTGGGTTTGTTTGCTCTTTCAGTGCATGTCTATACGAAGGCAGTCCACGGTGCATTCTGCAGGAGCCTTCCCTTTAAGCTGCAACAGCCAGGCCAAAGTAGCTGCCTGGCTCCAGTCGTCTGACGACATGGACAAGTGCTCCAAAGGTGAGGCAGTAGAATTGACTCTCGTGATTTCAAGAAGTTTCTCCACACTCAGTAGTATTCTAAAGCACTTCTTAATACCATTTTATGTGACTTCCCTCCTGCCTCTTGGTTTCTAAGCAAGATGATAAAATGTAAAGATCTGATTTGGCTGAGAGTTAAGAACCATtggttacattttattgttatttccaTCCACTTATTTAGTGTGCCTGAAGGTTTGTGATCTATTTAGAGCCTCCTATTACAGTACAGTTGCCATTGAGATTAAAAGAGGCAGGTGATCTAACATTGATGAGTCCaactttttaatttgtcaaatgCTTCAGTTAATACTAAAACATCTGTCTGcctgttgtcttatttgcaagTAAGATAGGACTGGCATGGTGTTGTTGTttataaagaaagaaagctgTTGATTATATAAAAACGGTATGTCTCAGATTTCATTGTGTCACATGTGTCAACACCTGCTACTTAGTGAGAAGTTTTGCTTTTCTAAACTACAAACTTGGAAAATGTACACAATAATCCACTTTTTTAAGTGAGTGACTTGTGTGTGCTGTCTTTTGTCCCTATGAACATGAATAAAGTCTTGGGTGTCACTGACACCATGGATGGTAGGTCAGGGAACAGCCATTTGTACAGCCATTTGAACAGTCTGTACATGGAGAAGTCCTTACTGGCCAAACCAGCACATGCAAGTGTTTCTGCGCTGCTCCTTTCTGattccttttctctttcttttactCTCTTCCTGCTTCTTAACCTTCTTATCTCAATGCTGATCTTTTTCCTCCTCTCAACAGACTTGTCAGTCTGTGAGGGCTACCTGCTCGACCTCAACCACCTGCTTCAGAGTATGGAAGTCCTGCACCGTACCTATTCTGCTCCATCTATCCAAGCACTGCAGGTCAGCACTTTATTCCTGATTCATTTCACCTTTACATGCAGAGTCATGCTGAATCACATCCAAAATACTAGATGATTACAATTATTATGCAATGTAACTTGTCTTAATTCATCTTTTATCATTTCTCTCCACCAATAGTTTTTGTTGCCCTCAAGTCATTTGCTACTAAATATAGAATACTCTCTGTCTTGACCATCAGTATCTTCCTTTATGTTCAGGCAGCTACATTTGACAGCcccaagaaagaaaagagactacCAAAGAAATGGCGCTGTAAAAACTACAACAAAGATGTCAAAACAACTCTGCAGGTAAATATCGTGACAGTGTgatcatattttatattttttagaaTTAGTCCCTCCAAACTCTTTAAACTCTTTACTCCAAACTTCCTCTACTTCTCCTGCTCTACTTTAGGTACCCAGCTGCATCTCCTCTGGCTCTATCCGGCTGCACGCTTCTAACCCTAACCTCTCCACCGCTGCACTCGCCAATGATAAGGCTGACACTGAATCCCTGGATTCCACTTTTGACGTGGCCAAGCTTCAAGAGGACTTCTGCCGCGTTGCCACCAACTGTGAGTAAAATATTATGAGCTGATATTTTTACAAACTGAGAAAAACTCTACAAGTGCACATAAATCCATCTGCCTGCTGTCTTATTTGCATCGAAGATAGGACTGGCATGGTGTTGTTGTTTATAACAAATTAATGTGACAATGGTACAGCCATGGCAGCTGTTGATTACTGAAAAACTGTTTACATTCGTTAGACGTCTGGTGATGTGCCCTGTCAGTATGTCCACTAGCCGTTGCTTAGTGAGTACTTTATATTTTCTAAACCACAAAGCTTGGCAAATATGGGGTCCTAATTAGTTTTCTGCTACTCCTCGTTGAAAACTTATATTCAGACACCTGATTCTTAACATCATGGCATAATGAGAATGATTTATGTTTTACATAATGGCATTACAATTCCCACTTTTTCGGTAAAATGGGTTTAAAGTTTGCCCCAGGGAACAGCTGTCGATTCTGCTGGCAAAATTATGAAGCTAAGGATGTGTAATGAGCTTTATCGAATGAAGTGATTGCATTAATATTTCCAGCGCTTTTCAACAACTTAGCTTCCCACGCACCTATTGTGAAGTGCATGGTAAAATGAACATCATAAAACAAAGATTGTGATTTCATAGGAGATTTCACACTCATTCCATTTTATTAGAACCGTGGTGTGATAGACTGTATCCACTGTGACTGGATCTGCATTGCACTGAAATAAATgcaaattctttttttctgcagtgCATGCAACCATGAAGACAGCCCTGAGTTCACTAacatctgagagagagagattaaaacAATGCTTGGACCACGAAACAATTCCCCCTACATCACCGCAGATTGTCGGTTTGAAGAACACGCTGGCAACAGTACGTAAAataacacaaactcacacagacAGTTATCAGTCaggaaaaataaattaagtaTTCCACTTTCTTTTAGACTGTTACACTCCCCTCAGATGCCGTGTCCTCCCACATCACTTGTCAGGCGTGACACATTGTCAAGCCTCTTTAGAGGGATTACTAGCTGCGGTGTGATGTCTTCCCACCTGAACATGACCATGTTCAACAGTCATGTTTCCTGTGGCTGCTACCCAGAGGCCTTTATTTTCTACTTTGATGGTTACACACACTCATTGTCATGCTGACTAGTACTAGGACCAGTAGAGCCTCTGCGCTCTCTATGCCAACACGTTTCTTTGACTTTAAATACCCTGATGGGTGTTTGCTTCTACCTACCTCCACCTCAAATAGAGTCAGTAATGGGTGAGTAATATAGTTTGGACTCCTGTGGCTTCCTGTCTGATATTTTCGCACATATAGGTCTCTATAGAAAAGATAAATAGGATGTGTTGATGAGCAGTTTAAGTAGTAAGGGATTCATTTCAGCTTTCAGTATTAAAGGCATTAGTGGTTTGGTGTGTGCTATAAACAATGTTTATGCTGGTTATGTTTTCAGGCTTTAGCCCAGAACTCTGAGCTGAGAGAGCGCCTGTGCAAGATACACGCAGAGTCCCACATCGTAGAGCCCACATTAATAAATCTCACTGCCCCTGTGCAGGTGGGTGCAGGAATGCAGTGACTCTACtctacccccaccccccccccccctccccaaacaCCCAtcatgatgattattattatctcCGTCTTTATTTTCATCCCACACAGTCTTGACTTTGCCACAGAATGAATGAGCTGTACTTTCCATCTAATCCACATTCAACAAATGTTGCTTTCCTCCTCACCCCCTCACTAGACTCACTTTCTTTTATAATGACAGTGACTATAGAAACAAATTCTTCACTTAAAACTTTTCAGGGAACACAGCCCTGATGATGAGTTATTAGTAATGAAATTAGTTAAATTTTCATTATTTGCTATGAGAAAGTGCTTCCTCTCAGCCCCGGGGTTGTGTCTCACGATCACATGGCTCAAGGGAAGACTACCTGTCACATTATCGTCTCCTGCAGTAAAGGAAGCTCTTTGCTCTCTTAAGCAGATTTCCTGACCAGAGAGTGTGAGCTGATCTACTTAATCGTGTCCCTGGAAATTTGTTTGAACACACGGTGCAAAACTAATGTGCCTCCTCTGAGATTATCTCCAGGCTAATTAATCAGCTTCAGCAATAACAAAAGATGGAGGAGTGTGCTCACTTCCATGTGTGGCTCTGTGGAAAGCACTTTTTGTTTGTAATTGGttacatgttttaaattgttttcagaAGAATTATATGAATGCTATGAATCCATTTTGAATGTGCATCTTGTTCAATGTCCACCTCTTGTCAGACAGAAGAGTTGGTGTGTACACCTGTTGCACACTTGCACTTTTGACTGTTTCTTGATAATTAATACAGGAATACATTGTTATACAGTCTCTAGAAATAGGTTTGATTAGTACAATATATTCTCAATATGTTGTGTCATTGGTCCTACCTTTATACAAATTTTAATTCTGAAGAAGTATGGCCAGTTTATGGTTGTTAAACACTCAAACAATGGCACATTAACATGTTGCTGtgtattaaaaaagaaagagactcTTTGCACTTTTTTACATAATGTTTCAATTCAGTTGTCTCTAAATGTCTATAAGCTTCCATGAAACTGAATAGATGACTGTCTTTCAATATATTGCATATCGGATGTGTGTTGTGATACTCTCATTATCCACACATTGTGATTGTATTATATTCTGAATTACCCTCTGATTGCCGCCCCTTCTGGCTATGATGATGTTGcccttttcctgtttttaatcATAGCTATGAACACTGTGTCTCCTAGAAACAGGACTCTGTTGATGAATCCCGTCCCCTCATACACCAAGTGTCCAATGAGAGCAGAGCTTCAATCACAGAGTCTTTGTCCGAGTTCTTCGATGCACAGGAAGTTCTGCTGTCCGCTAGTTCCTCTGAAAATGAGGTGAGAGCTAAACTGTTACAATTAGCAGTTGTACTGATGTGTCTATTACTCAGAATCAGCCAGTGGCATAAACTGACATTTAGGGCTGCAAAATTgaattatatttattgttaatgttatgtAATTTTTCTTGTTAGCTTCAAATTGGAAAAAAGAGCTGCATGATAAAATGGAGTAAAAAATTAACCCAGACAGAAATTACCGCCAGATGTTCTAGATGGATTTATGATCATCCAACATTTCATCAATTCTCTctgcaaaatgtgtttttttaagcaCATTATGGCAATTCAGTGCTGTTCAATTGCAAAGAGAAAAACATGCCTTTAACCTAGCATCGCCTTCTagcaaagtttttgtcacttcagTTTAATTTTTCTTCAGTGTTCATGCAGCTTGATCCGATAGCAGCTGGAGCAAAAGCAATGACAAAATGGCAGTTAATTACTTTAATCTAAAAATACAGCAAGTCGGGATGCAAATTAGTCACCAGGTCCGAAGGGACCATTAATTTCTAATACAGGATATTTTCTGCTGATGTGACAGGATGTTGAAAGAGACCTACCCATTCCCTTTCTGCAGGTGGTATTAAAAATGTATCTATTAACTAAATTGAGGATGTTGCTTTTTTTAGGTATCAGAGGATGACTCTTATATTAGTGACATTAGTGACAACATTTCCATGGACAACTTCAGCAACGAGACAGAAACTGAGAGACCAAACTCAGGTAAATGTGACAGAGAGCTATAGGACATAAACTGTGTGCTAGATTCAATAAATCTTGACCTCTTACACCATCTGTTGCCAGGCTCTGTCCTTTGTCAGCGCAGATCATGCCTGCCCTCGCCCAGCCCCAACAACAGCACCATCAGCTTGTGGAACATTCTCAGAAACAACATAGGCAAAGACCTTTCCAAAGTGGCGATGCCTGTGCAACTTAATGAGCCGCTCAACACCCTGCAGAGACTGTGTGAGGAGCTGGAGTACAGTGAGCTGCTCGACAAGGCTGCTAACACACAGGACCCTTTTGAACGTATGGTGAGATGGCAAATTCACTGTTtgctgtttgagtgtgtgtccaGACAATTTTTTGCTCAGATAACATTTTCCCTTTTAGCACATAATGGGCCTCCTCTGACAGAACTTCAAGCGCAATTCTAAGAGCCAGGAATAAGCCCTTCCTTTTTGCTGGCTGTTATTCCTCTCGACCAGGGATTCTAGCTGACCGCTGGCAGACGTATTGTCCAGTGCTAGAGCGTGTGCCAGCCCTGCTTATTACACATTATGTGGGAGAAACCCTAATCTCTGCCGGCAGATTTCCAGCAGGAAGATTTCTGCCTCTTTCAGTGTTTCACTTTTGTTCACATTTGCATTGACTGACTTTGGAGTGATGGAGTTCATTGGTTGAATTTTGTTCACTGTTGTGTGGGAGGTGTAGAGATACATCCTGTGGAGTTGCCTAGTTATAAAGGACAAATGtgccatatacagtatataaataggAAATGAATAGCAGCTGAAGTCGGTGTCAGCTCCAATCTTTGGCCTCACATTATGATGTTGAAGTAATTATCAGTGCTCTCTTGGCTCAGTGCAACTACTGGAGGAGAATTCAGACAGTTACTCTGCTCGTTACAGCATGTAGATAAATGAACTAATAATATACGGTACTTTAAAATAATGATACAGCTCAGTTGGTTTAATGTGCTGATGTCTTTTTGACCACAGGCGAGGTGACTCATTATTCtgtaataaaaatgataaattaaGCACTACTAACTGGATTGTTTATCTTTGTGCAGGTATACGTAGCTACGTTTGTTGTATCAGGCTATGCATCCAGCTACTACAGAACTGGGGGAAAGCCTTTCAACCCAGTCCTGGGGGAGACATACGAATGTGACCGGCCAGATAAAGGCTTGCGATTTGTTGCAGAGCAGGTATGCATGAATCCCAATTTGGGTTCTATTAACAATCGCAGTATTCCAATAATATATTCATTGAAGCATTCATTGAATCAATTTACCAACCCAGTTGTTTCACATTGCCAGGTCAGTCATCACCCACCGATCTCAGCTTGCCACGCAGAGTCTAAAAACTTCATCTTCTGGCAAGGTAGTGGAAGATAGAAATCAGTCTAATCCATTGTCAGTGTCTTTAAAGATTGCAGTAGTAGCTGGTCATCCACAATAAATGTTAATGTGTACATTTGCTTTTTTCTGATTGATTTTGTAGATGTGAGGTGTAAGAACAAGTTCTGGGGGAAGTCAATGGAGATTGTTCCTGTTGGTACCACTCATGTAACTCTGCCGGGGTGAGTCTCTTCTGCATCATGTACTATAGGACtggacagatacacacatacacactgactTGACAAACCACTGGCCGTGTCAAATAAGAAGCAATGTCAACAGGTGTcaagttaaaggtgctgtaggtaggattgcgaagatccaggtcTCCTAAgctcctccccccacaagggagaatgaatgtgtgtgcatgagcagtgattgacacgcagttagacactccccctggccctgattggtacatctgaacagggagctgtggatttttgcaaatcgcactacaggctg
The DNA window shown above is from Perca fluviatilis chromosome 7, GENO_Pfluv_1.0, whole genome shotgun sequence and carries:
- the osbpl3b gene encoding oxysterol-binding protein-related protein 3 isoform X2, which translates into the protein MGSEEHSSAMSQKMSRSNSSSSSKLDSRQDSWEIVEGLRGGFSNVLEPQKQEGYMLKRRKWPMKGWHKRYFFLDKGILKYGKCSADIEKGKLHGCIDVGLSVMAIKKKAKCIDLDAEENIYHLKIKSQELFDEWVSKLRHHRLYRQNEIAMYPTEKSFYYPHYPSPNSPSMAETASIRKCMSIRRQSTVHSAGAFPLSCNSQAKVAAWLQSSDDMDKCSKDLSVCEGYLLDLNHLLQSMEVLHRTYSAPSIQALQAATFDSPKKEKRLPKKWRCKNYNKDVKTTLQVPSCISSGSIRLHASNPNLSTAALANDKADTESLDSTFDVAKLQEDFCRVATNLHATMKTALSSLTSERERLKQCLDHETIPPTSPQIVGLKNTLATKQDSVDESRPLIHQVSNESRASITESLSEFFDAQEVLLSASSSENEVSEDDSYISDISDNISMDNFSNETETERPNSGSVLCQRRSCLPSPSPNNSTISLWNILRNNIGKDLSKVAMPVQLNEPLNTLQRLCEELEYSELLDKAANTQDPFERMVYVATFVVSGYASSYYRTGGKPFNPVLGETYECDRPDKGLRFVAEQVSHHPPISACHAESKNFIFWQDVRCKNKFWGKSMEIVPVGTTHVTLPGFGDHYEWNKVTSCIHNILSGQRWIEHYGEISIRNSSSDICQCKITFVKAKYWNSSVNEVEGAITDNKGKVIHKLFGKWQEAVFCGDPPSATCIWRANAMPVDLEQYYGFTKFAIELNELDPSLKLLLPPTDTRLRVDQRLLEEGNLEAAEEQKQRIEQLQRERRRVLEDNNATHQPKFFRRSKDDTWVSNNTYWELRKDPGFTQIDFPTLW
- the osbpl3b gene encoding oxysterol-binding protein-related protein 3 isoform X1, producing MGSEEHSSAMSQKMSRSNSSSSSKLDSRQDSWEIVEGLRGGFSNVLEPQKQEGYMLKRRKWPMKGWHKRYFFLDKGILKYGKCSADIEKGKLHGCIDVGLSVMAIKKKAKCIDLDAEENIYHLKIKSQELFDEWVSKLRHHRLYRQNEIAMYPTEKSFYYPHYPSPNSPSMAETASIRKCMSIRRQSTVHSAGAFPLSCNSQAKVAAWLQSSDDMDKCSKDLSVCEGYLLDLNHLLQSMEVLHRTYSAPSIQALQAATFDSPKKEKRLPKKWRCKNYNKDVKTTLQVPSCISSGSIRLHASNPNLSTAALANDKADTESLDSTFDVAKLQEDFCRVATNLHATMKTALSSLTSERERLKQCLDHETIPPTSPQIVGLKNTLATALAQNSELRERLCKIHAESHIVEPTLINLTAPVQKQDSVDESRPLIHQVSNESRASITESLSEFFDAQEVLLSASSSENEVSEDDSYISDISDNISMDNFSNETETERPNSGSVLCQRRSCLPSPSPNNSTISLWNILRNNIGKDLSKVAMPVQLNEPLNTLQRLCEELEYSELLDKAANTQDPFERMVYVATFVVSGYASSYYRTGGKPFNPVLGETYECDRPDKGLRFVAEQVSHHPPISACHAESKNFIFWQDVRCKNKFWGKSMEIVPVGTTHVTLPGFGDHYEWNKVTSCIHNILSGQRWIEHYGEISIRNSSSDICQCKITFVKAKYWNSSVNEVEGAITDNKGKVIHKLFGKWQEAVFCGDPPSATCIWRANAMPVDLEQYYGFTKFAIELNELDPSLKLLLPPTDTRLRVDQRLLEEGNLEAAEEQKQRIEQLQRERRRVLEDNNATHQPKFFRRSKDDTWVSNNTYWELRKDPGFTQIDFPTLW
- the osbpl3b gene encoding oxysterol-binding protein-related protein 3 isoform X3; its protein translation is MGSEEHSSAMSQKMSRSNSSSSSKLDSRQDSWEIVEGLRGGFSNVLEPQKQEGYMLKRRKWPMKGWHKRYFFLDKGILKYGKCSADIEKGKLHGCIDVGLSVMAIKKKAKCIDLDAEENIYHLKIKSQELFDEWVSKLRHHRLYRQNEIAMYPTEKSFYYPHYPSPNSPSMAETASIRKCMSIRRQSTVHSAGAFPLSCNSQAKVAAWLQSSDDMDKCSKDLSVCEGYLLDLNHLLQSMEVLHRTYSAPSIQALQAATFDSPKKEKRLPKKWRCKNYNKDVKTTLQVPSCISSGSIRLHASNPNLSTAALANDKADTESLDSTFDVAKLQEDFCRVATNLHATMKTALSSLTSERERLKQCLDHETIPPTSPQIVGLKNTLATDSVDESRPLIHQVSNESRASITESLSEFFDAQEVLLSASSSENEVSEDDSYISDISDNISMDNFSNETETERPNSGSVLCQRRSCLPSPSPNNSTISLWNILRNNIGKDLSKVAMPVQLNEPLNTLQRLCEELEYSELLDKAANTQDPFERMVYVATFVVSGYASSYYRTGGKPFNPVLGETYECDRPDKGLRFVAEQVSHHPPISACHAESKNFIFWQDVRCKNKFWGKSMEIVPVGTTHVTLPGFGDHYEWNKVTSCIHNILSGQRWIEHYGEISIRNSSSDICQCKITFVKAKYWNSSVNEVEGAITDNKGKVIHKLFGKWQEAVFCGDPPSATCIWRANAMPVDLEQYYGFTKFAIELNELDPSLKLLLPPTDTRLRVDQRLLEEGNLEAAEEQKQRIEQLQRERRRVLEDNNATHQPKFFRRSKDDTWVSNNTYWELRKDPGFTQIDFPTLW